In a genomic window of Rhododendron vialii isolate Sample 1 chromosome 12a, ASM3025357v1:
- the LOC131309675 gene encoding probable protein phosphatase 2C 60, which translates to MGTYLRTPNTEDRENETIKYGLSTMQGCRSHMEDAHAAHLDLDTFTSFFGVYDGHEGKEVALFCAKYLHQEFMNQEAYLAGDLGTSLWQAFLSCTHRMSFVGSHPLQHLNYSHSEILCCFGRFSVQFAYLRGCGQSGNRELAIFRGNIEQASNVMEVSPGSPKSNEHNGHADDGSSEKAYNLTRDHKPNLAAEKDRILKAGGFVRYGRVNWTLNLSRSIGDMELKRNKSLPADEQIVTANPDLNTVELCNDDEFLVIACDGIWEGMSSQQLVDFVRDQLNTDTKLSVVCERVFDRCIECKGRDNMTVILVQFKKPFDCSGSTKEQAPLLSYADPVFEPDSDSDDDEEESPVVSDPNHGIDL; encoded by the exons ATGGGAACATACCTGCGCACCCCCAACACTGAAGATAG GGAGAATGAAACAATTAAATATGGTTTGTCAACCATGCAAGGGTGCCGCTCACACATGGAGGATGCC CATGCAGCTCATTTGGATTTGGACACTTTCACATCTTTCTTTGGTGTTTATGATGGCCATGAAG GGAAGGAAGTTGCACTGTTTTGTGCCAAGTATCTTCACCAAGAGTTTATGAACCAGGAAGCCTATTTGGCTGGTGATTTAGGAACTTCTCTCTGGCAAGCATTTTTAAG TTGCACCCATAGAATGTCATTTGTCGGTTCTCACCCTCTGCAGCACCTGAATTATTCGCATTCTGAAATTTTGTGCTGTTTTGGGCGATTTTCAGTTCAATTTGCCT ACTTGAGAGGATGTGGCCAAAGTGGTAACAGAGAATTAGCCATATTCAGAGGTAACATTGAACAAGCTAGCAATGTGATGGAAGTTTCACCAGGATCTCCAAAGTCGAATGAACATAATGGCCATGCTGATGATGGCTCATCAGAGAAG GCATATAATTTGACTAGAGACCACAAGCCTAACCTTGCGGCTGAGAAGGATAGGATTCTGAAGGCTGGTGGTTTCGTCCGGTATGGACGTGTCAATTGGACTCTAAACTTGTCAAGATCTATT GGAGACATGGAATTAAAGAGGAATAAATCCCTGCCTGCTGATGAGCAAATTGTGACTGCCAATCCTGATCTGAACACG GTTGAGCTTTGCAATGACGATGAATTTCTTGTTATAGCATGTGATGGTATCTG GGAGGGCATGTCAAGCCAACAACTAGTAGACTTTGTTCGAGACCAGTTGAATACG GATACTAAGCTTTCGGTGGTGTGCGAGAGGGTGTTTGATAGGTGCATTGAATGCAAAGGTCGTGACAACATGACCGTGATCTTGGTTCAGTTCAAGAAACCGTTTGACTGCAGCGGTTCTACCAAGGAGCAGGCTCCTTTGCTCTCGTACGCTGATCCAGTATTCGAGCCAGATTCTGACTCTGATGATGATGAGGAGGAATCGCCCGTTGTGTCCGATCCGAACCATGGGATTGACCTGTGA
- the LOC131312071 gene encoding chaperone protein dnaJ 8, chloroplastic, with protein sequence MATAVGFVSGGAYGSSWIRSKNKAVRGSDMVCRVSCVSSSTTTRDPYKTLMVKPEASKSEVKKAFRRLALRYHPDVCRGGHCSVQFQRINEAYDMVMSNLRGELTRPEMKMYEPSDAGTHERKRGTYDWNGAMDDPFWDESDVWLGVGM encoded by the exons ATGGCGACTGCGGTTGGGTTTGTTAGCGGCGGTGCTTATGGGTCCTCTTGGATTCGATCGAAGAACAAGGCGGTGAGGGGTAGTGACATGGTTTGCCGGGTTTCTTGCGTTTCTTCTTCTACCACGACGAGAGACCCGTACAAGACCCTCATGGTTAAGCCTGAGGCTTCGAAATCTGAGGTCAAGAAGGCTTTCAGACGGCTTGCTCTTAGg TATCATCCGGATGTATGCAGAGGAGGCCATTGCAGTGTCCAATTCCAACGCATCAATGAAGCTTATGAT ATGGTGATGAGTAATTTGAGAGGAGAGTTAACCAGGCCAGAGATGAAGATGTACGAGCCATCCGATGCAGGAACTCATGAACGGAAGAGGGGGACGTACGACTGGAACGGTGCGATGGACGACCCTTTTTGGGACGAGTCGGACGTATGGTTGGGAGTCGGGATGTGA
- the LOC131312072 gene encoding magnesium transporter MRS2-1-like, whose protein sequence is MADLKERLLPPKTASVANLRDSSYRPSASVHQPFHGVDVTGLKKRGQGLRSWIRVDALGNSQVIEVDKFTIMRRCDLPARDLRLLDPLFVYPSTILGREKAIVVNLEQIRCIITADEVLLLNSLDSYVFQYVVELQKRLTTAGVGEVWRSEGTDLSSRSGNRSFDSLFGSTSPDYLPFEFKALEVALEAACTFLDSQAAELEIEAYPLLDELTSKISTLNLERARRLKSRLVALTRRVQKVRDEIEQLMDDDGDMAEMYLTEKKRRMELFFSGDQSVTGFRSSDGVQSVSAPVSPVSSPPDGSRRLEKSLSIARSRQSARSTESGTERIEELEMLLEAYFVVIDSTLNKLTSLKEYIDDTEDFINIQLDSVRNQLIQFELLLTTATFVVAIFGVVAGIFGMNFPIALFDDAGAFKWVLLITGVTGAFIFCSFLWFYKHRRLMPL, encoded by the exons ATGGCAGACCTCAAAGAACGCCTGCTCCCGCCAAAAACTGCTTCGGTCGCCAATCTTAGAGATTCATCTTATCGCCCCTCTGCCTCTGTGCATCAACCCTTTCATGGCGTGGATGTTACAGGCTTGAAAAAGCGTGGCCAAGGCCTTCGATCGTGGATCCGGGTTGATGCATTAGGGAATTCCCAAGTCATCGAAGTTGACAAGTTCACTATAATGCGTCGATGTGATCTTCCTGCACGAGACCTACGCCTGCTTGATCCGCTATTTGTGTACCCCTCAACAATCCTTGGCAGGGAGAAGGCTATTGTCGTAAATTTGGAGCAGATTCGATGTATTATCACGGCTGATGAGGTTCTGCTTTTGAATTCGCTTGATAGCTATGTGTTTCAGTATGTGGTGGAGCTACAAAAGCGATTGACAACTGCAGGGGTGGGTGAGGTTTGGCGGTCAGAAGGTACTGACTTGAGTAGCAGGAGTGGAAATAGGAGTTTTGATAGTTTGTTTGGGAGCACGTCGCCTGATTACTTGCCCTTTGAGTTTAAGGCTCTTGAAGTTGCTCTAGAGGCTGCTTGTACTTTTCTGGATTCACAG GCAGCGGAATTGGAAATTGAAGCATATCCACTTCTAGATGAACTGACATCAAAGATCAGTACCTTAAACTTGGAGCGTGCACGGCGACTGAAAAGCAGACTTGTTGCCCTAACTCGACGAGTACAGAAG GTTAGAGATGAGATAGAGCAGCTAATGGATGATGATGGAGATATGGCTGAAATGTACCTCACTGAAAAGAAAAGGCGGATGGAGTTATTTTTCTCTGGGGATCAATCTGTAACGGGATTCAGATCTTCTGACGGTGTTCAATCTGTTTCTGCTCCAGTTTCTCCTGTCTCTTCACCCCCTGATGGTAGTAGGAGGCTCGAGAAGAGCTTGAGCATTGCCAGGAGCAGACAGAGTGCGAGGAGTACAGAAAGTGGGACAGAGAGGATTGAAGAACTGGAGATGTTGTTGGAGGCTTATTTTGTTGTCATTGACAGCACCCTCAACAAGTTGACATCT cTGAAGGAGTACATTGATGACACGGAAGATTTCATCAATATTCAGCTG GATAGTGTCCGAAACCAGCTTATCCAGTTTGAGCTGCTGCTAACAACCGCAACGTTTGTCGTTGCCATCTTCGGAGTGGTAGCGGGTATATTTGGCATGAATTTTCCAATAGCTTTGTTTGATGACGCGGGTGCATTCAAATGGGTGCTACTGATAACTGGAGTAACAGGGGCTTTCATATTTTGTTCATTCTTGTGGTTTTACAAGCATAGAAGACTGATGCCGCTGTAA
- the LOC131312075 gene encoding cathecol O-methyltransferase 1-like: protein MEPSYGTVSKEEEENCLYAMQLASSSVLPMVLKAAAELKVFDIIAKAGPGAQLSPSEIASCLPNSCNPGAPEMLDRMLRLLASYSILVCSELSSDQPPPAALVGQRRLYGLAPVAKYFVSDQDGVSLGPFLFLLQDKVFMDSWYELKGAVAKGGIPFDKVHGMHAFEYPGKDPRFNEVFNKAMINHTTIVLSKILQSSYEGFEQVQKLVDVGGGLGVTLNLITSKYPHIKGVNFDLPHVIQHAPFYPGVEHVGGDMFQSVPKGDAIFMKWILHDWSDDQCLKLLKNCHKALPDNGKIIVVEGILPVIPDSSAATKGIFQLDLVMMTQNPGGKERTKQEFVALATGAGFSGIRLECFVCNFWVMEFYK, encoded by the exons ATGGAGCCGAGTTACGGTACTGtcagtaaagaagaagaagagaattgTCTCTATGCAATGCAATTGGCAAGCTCCTCAGTGCTGCCAATGGTGCTGAAGGCAGCAGCGGAGTTGAAAGTATTCGATATCATAGCCAAGGCAGGTCCCGGAGCGCAACTCTCCCCCTCTGAAATCGCGTCTTGTTTGCCCAATTCATGCAACCCGGGCGCACCAGAAATGCTGGATCGGATGCTGCGCCTCCTGGCCAGCTACTCGATTCTCGTGTGCTCAGAACTATCCTCTGATCAGCCCCCTCCTGCTGCCCTAGTCGGGCAGAGGAGGTTGTATGGGCTGGCGCCCGTGGCCAAGTACTTTGTTTCCGACCAAGACGGAGTCTCGTTGGGGCCTTTCTTGTTTTTGCTTCAGGACAAGGTCTTCATGGACAGCTG GTACGAACTAAAAGGGGCGGTAGCGAAAGGGGGAATCCCATTTGATAAGGTTCACGGGATGCATGCGTTCGAGTACCCAGGGAAGGATCCCAGGTTCAATGAGGTATTCAACAAGGCCATGATCAACCACACCACGATTGTGCTCAGCAAAATCTTGCAGTCCTCGTACGAGGGTTTCGAGCAAGTTCAGAAGCTTGTCGATGTCGGCGGCGGTCTTGGAGTCACCCTCAACTTGATCACTTCCAAATACCCACATATTAAGGGTGTTAATTTTGACCTTCCACATGTGATCCAACATGCTCCGTTCTATCCCG GTGTGGAACATGTTGGAGGGGATATGTTTCAAAGTGTACCCAAAGGAGATGCCATCTTCATGAAG TGGATACTTCATGATTGGAGCGATGATCAATGCCTGAAGTTGCTAAAGAATTGTCACAAAGCTCTACCAGACAATGGGAAGATAATTGTGGTGGAGGGAATTCTCCCAGTGATCCCAGATAGTAGCGCTGCAACCAAAGGCATTTTCCAACTCGACTTGGTGATGATGACTCAAAACCCTGGAGGGAAGGAGCGCACGAAACAGGAGTTTGTGGCCCTTGCCACTGGAGCTGGGTTTTCTGGCATCAGATTGGAATGCTTTGTCTGCAACTTTTGGGTCATGGAATTTTACAAGTAG